The proteins below are encoded in one region of Alistipes indistinctus YIT 12060:
- a CDS encoding helix-turn-helix domain-containing protein: MSKEYMGCQEVANMMGISRATVHRYCATGKFRCVRLNRKIFIRKKDIDALFDNAEPYEVMPANRAPITEFYTMQEITEKFEVSESTVYNMAIAKQIPKVLSQGKTIYSKKHIDRHFARKLPDPQVAEWYTVEEIREKYNMSVSAVYSFTSEYGIPRKKSRGKTYYSKSHTDQHLKMRRPDPKIKEWYSMNDIVALYNFAPGYVSNLIYKNPIPKIRRGNKGYYSKEHFDRLVREKQLVPEYYTVEEAMAKYNLTRDTLYHHIRYNNVPKIKDGRYIKISKPELDAIFEQPITI; encoded by the coding sequence ATGTCAAAAGAGTATATGGGCTGTCAGGAGGTCGCGAATATGATGGGAATAAGCCGAGCAACGGTTCATCGCTATTGCGCGACCGGAAAGTTCCGGTGTGTGCGGCTCAACCGGAAAATCTTTATCCGCAAAAAGGATATCGATGCCCTGTTCGACAATGCAGAACCATACGAAGTAATGCCTGCAAACAGAGCCCCGATCACCGAATTTTATACGATGCAAGAAATTACGGAAAAATTCGAAGTATCCGAATCCACTGTATATAATATGGCAATTGCAAAACAAATTCCCAAGGTACTCAGCCAGGGAAAAACCATTTACAGCAAAAAGCATATCGACCGCCATTTTGCCCGCAAACTCCCCGATCCGCAGGTTGCCGAATGGTACACCGTGGAAGAGATTCGGGAGAAATACAACATGAGCGTCTCAGCGGTCTACTCCTTCACCTCGGAGTACGGCATTCCCCGTAAGAAGAGCCGCGGCAAGACCTACTACTCGAAATCACATACGGATCAGCACCTCAAAATGCGCCGTCCCGATCCCAAGATCAAAGAGTGGTACAGCATGAACGACATCGTGGCACTCTACAACTTCGCACCGGGTTATGTGTCGAATCTAATCTATAAAAATCCGATCCCGAAAATCCGGCGCGGCAACAAAGGCTATTACTCCAAGGAACATTTCGACCGGCTTGTCCGCGAGAAGCAGCTCGTGCCGGAGTACTACACCGTCGAGGAAGCCATGGCAAAATACAACCTGACGCGGGACACACTCTACCATCACATCCGGTATAACAACGTACCGAAGATCAAAGATGGGCGCTACATCAAAATATCAAAGCCGGAACTGGACGCCATTTTCGAACAACCAATCACAATTTAA
- a CDS encoding tyrosine-type recombinase/integrase: protein MGTKVTLRHKPITNGRESLYLDFYPPIRCKATMKLVHKEYLGIYIYQNPQNEIQRDYNREMLYKAEAIRSVRVQSCINEEYGFLDKHKLKADFLDFFRSIALKKDPKWRMVYKHFEKFCGGKCSFGEVTVDLCRRFRDYLMTTRQLKFTNKKMKCNSAAGYFSTFRALLKIAYRDKLIRENVNDFLEKIEYEDTRREFLTLDELKRLADTPCNIPVLRHAAIFSCFTGLRISDILQLEWKHISQASDGGWWMRIRTEKTETEATLPISDEALEYCGQPGTGKVFKGLERSMTQHPLQKWIRTAGIERNITFHCFRHTFATLQIALGTDIFTVSKMLTHKNVSTTQIYAELVNEKKRESANRISLK, encoded by the coding sequence ATGGGAACAAAAGTAACCTTACGTCACAAGCCGATCACCAACGGACGCGAATCGCTCTACCTCGATTTCTACCCGCCGATCCGCTGCAAAGCGACCATGAAACTCGTTCACAAGGAGTATTTAGGGATTTACATCTACCAGAATCCACAGAACGAAATTCAGCGCGACTACAACCGGGAAATGCTCTACAAAGCCGAAGCGATCCGATCGGTGAGGGTGCAGTCGTGCATCAACGAAGAGTACGGTTTTCTGGACAAGCACAAACTCAAAGCCGACTTTCTCGATTTCTTCCGAAGCATCGCCCTAAAGAAAGACCCCAAATGGCGGATGGTCTACAAACATTTCGAAAAATTCTGTGGCGGCAAGTGTTCGTTCGGGGAGGTGACGGTCGATCTGTGCCGCCGCTTTCGCGACTACCTGATGACCACGCGCCAACTCAAATTCACCAACAAGAAGATGAAGTGCAATTCCGCCGCAGGATACTTCTCGACCTTTCGCGCCCTGCTGAAGATCGCCTACCGCGACAAGCTGATCCGCGAGAACGTCAACGATTTTCTTGAAAAAATCGAGTACGAGGACACCCGACGCGAGTTCCTGACACTGGACGAACTGAAGCGGCTGGCCGATACGCCCTGCAACATTCCGGTTCTCCGACACGCGGCGATCTTCTCCTGCTTCACAGGGCTTCGGATCAGCGATATACTCCAACTCGAATGGAAACATATCTCTCAAGCTTCTGACGGCGGTTGGTGGATGCGCATCCGCACCGAAAAGACAGAAACCGAGGCGACGCTGCCCATCAGCGACGAAGCGTTGGAATACTGCGGCCAACCAGGTACGGGCAAAGTATTTAAAGGGCTGGAACGTTCGATGACCCAACATCCACTACAGAAATGGATTCGCACAGCAGGGATAGAACGCAACATCACCTTCCATTGCTTCCGCCACACGTTCGCCACACTTCAGATAGCATTAGGCACGGACATCTTTACCGTCAGCAAAATGCTCACCCATAAAAATGTCTCGACGACGCAGATTTATGCAGAGCTGGTCAACGAAAAGAAGCGCGAGTCGGCGAATCGGATTTCACTGAAGTAA
- a CDS encoding helix-turn-helix domain-containing protein, whose product MEQTVLTFEKLPEAVAYLVTEVNNIRRLLEQQRQPLPSKRLPVGIEDACRVVMKARSTVYTLVRKGLIPCCKNGNRLYFYEDELLAWIANGKKKSIAETKAEIEAQMQQSVRHKPAGRNF is encoded by the coding sequence ATGGAACAGACGGTACTCACATTCGAAAAATTGCCCGAAGCGGTGGCTTATCTGGTTACTGAAGTTAACAACATTCGCAGGCTGTTAGAGCAGCAGCGACAGCCATTGCCATCCAAACGCCTCCCGGTCGGAATCGAAGATGCCTGCCGCGTGGTTATGAAAGCCCGGTCGACGGTTTACACCCTGGTTCGAAAAGGGCTAATCCCGTGCTGTAAAAATGGTAATCGACTCTATTTTTATGAAGATGAGCTGCTCGCATGGATCGCCAATGGCAAGAAGAAAAGTATCGCCGAGACCAAAGCCGAGATCGAAGCACAAATGCAACAGTCGGTCCGGCATAAACCTGCTGGACGAAATTTTTGA
- a CDS encoding tyrosine-type recombinase/integrase, which produces MNKNALREIGEEAAPVNFGDPYTLIPYSWIIRIREMNRSELSSKEQLYLDLFLFSTYTGGTTMTEMAFLKKDAISNRTLICDRIITSKTAIIPLVDRTKAIIKKYQMKCFGEYLLPVFTHKHQTPDQQAGRIKRISEQTNRTLRKVCAQLGIEAEITLGSTRKIFITHMIDSRIPYEHIAEYVGCTIDTVIRHHEQFYQAVQEAWIQYSPDKK; this is translated from the coding sequence ATGAATAAAAATGCACTGCGGGAGATCGGCGAAGAAGCCGCTCCCGTAAATTTCGGGGATCCGTACACATTAATACCTTATTCCTGGATTATCCGCATCCGTGAAATGAACCGGAGCGAACTCTCAAGCAAAGAACAACTATATCTCGACCTGTTCCTCTTCAGTACCTATACCGGAGGTACGACTATGACCGAAATGGCATTTCTGAAAAAAGATGCTATCTCGAACAGGACGCTTATCTGTGACAGAATCATTACTTCAAAAACTGCAATTATTCCGCTGGTGGACCGAACGAAGGCAATTATTAAAAAATACCAAATGAAATGTTTCGGGGAATATTTGCTTCCCGTTTTCACCCACAAGCACCAAACACCGGATCAGCAGGCCGGCAGGATCAAAAGGATATCAGAACAAACAAACCGTACGCTTCGGAAAGTTTGCGCTCAATTGGGAATCGAAGCCGAAATTACACTGGGTTCCACTCGGAAGATTTTCATCACACACATGATTGATTCTCGTATTCCATATGAACATATTGCCGAGTATGTGGGATGCACTATCGACACCGTCATTCGCCATCATGAACAATTCTACCAAGCAGTACAAGAAGCATGGATACAATATTCTCCAGATAAGAAATGA
- a CDS encoding tyrosine-type recombinase/integrase: protein MFTVNIKGRRDPRNIDLVKLDLIFYKRGYARVSKVLHITGLYREWDSKSQSFTGADTSEKNMLLRHERLKYLKVAEKWEYQGKDWIPVELSHYYDDDPRIRNRYITVAEMLDALTEKTATRERYKNGLILTSEPTAKKYRYLKSSLERFVRSKYRRDFSKYRFRDITEQFLLDYTLWTQLCGGKQGNEGGIREKLRKLRAVCLYAKENGVYNVNLNAFRPLREKLKSRLVTPKGVSPEIIRIIETVDRTLLGKKESFYLDLFLFSYYAGGMSAIDVCLLTRDRIKGDMIIYDRTKFDKQARVILTDKAIEIIERYRNEAYMNYVFPTIKRCNPPQAKLYGRIKRINEKVNQTLKKICKLSDIDQRITWSTARSSYISRMIDEGFHPLQVAELAGNSPQTIYRHYYTISNKEKMKEKMNQAFNCNG, encoded by the coding sequence ATGTTTACAGTCAACATCAAAGGACGGAGGGATCCGAGAAACATCGACCTCGTCAAACTCGATCTGATCTTTTACAAGCGCGGTTATGCACGCGTTTCGAAAGTGCTCCACATTACAGGCCTATACCGGGAGTGGGACTCTAAGAGCCAATCTTTCACCGGCGCGGATACTTCCGAAAAGAACATGTTGCTCCGTCATGAGCGATTGAAATATCTGAAGGTCGCCGAAAAGTGGGAATATCAAGGTAAGGACTGGATTCCCGTCGAGTTGTCCCACTATTACGACGACGATCCGAGGATTCGCAATCGTTATATCACCGTCGCGGAGATGCTCGACGCCCTAACGGAAAAGACCGCCACACGGGAGCGGTACAAAAACGGGCTGATACTTACCAGCGAACCGACTGCGAAGAAATACCGTTACCTGAAGAGTTCGCTCGAACGGTTTGTCCGGAGCAAGTATCGTCGGGATTTCTCGAAATATCGTTTCCGGGACATCACCGAACAGTTCCTGTTAGACTATACGCTATGGACGCAGCTTTGCGGAGGGAAGCAGGGAAACGAAGGCGGTATCCGGGAGAAACTGCGCAAACTGCGAGCGGTCTGTCTTTATGCCAAAGAGAACGGAGTCTACAACGTTAACCTGAACGCTTTCCGCCCCCTGCGCGAGAAACTCAAATCGCGGCTGGTCACGCCCAAAGGAGTATCGCCCGAAATCATCCGCATCATTGAGACCGTCGACCGGACGCTACTCGGCAAAAAAGAGTCGTTCTACCTCGACCTATTTCTGTTCAGTTATTACGCCGGCGGAATGTCGGCCATCGACGTCTGCCTGCTGACACGCGATCGTATTAAAGGAGATATGATTATCTACGACCGAACAAAGTTCGACAAGCAGGCACGGGTGATCCTGACAGACAAAGCAATCGAGATTATTGAGCGCTACCGTAACGAGGCCTATATGAATTATGTATTTCCAACGATCAAGCGCTGCAATCCGCCCCAGGCAAAACTCTACGGACGCATCAAGCGGATCAACGAGAAAGTCAACCAAACCCTGAAGAAGATTTGTAAACTCTCCGACATCGACCAGCGAATTACCTGGAGTACAGCCCGCAGCAGTTACATCTCCCGCATGATCGACGAAGGATTCCATCCACTCCAAGTAGCTGAACTCGCTGGTAATTCACCTCAAACAATTTACAGGCATTATTACACAATCTCCAATAAAGAGAAAATGAAAGAGAAGATGAATCAGGCGTTCAACTGTAATGGGTAA
- a CDS encoding helix-turn-helix transcriptional regulator yields MHKTMNRIKEVLEEKGIKQTWLAEKLGKSFSQTNAYVCNRRQPSLELLFEIAKILQVDPKELIDSEEKK; encoded by the coding sequence ATGCACAAAACCATGAACAGAATAAAGGAAGTGCTCGAAGAAAAAGGAATAAAACAGACGTGGCTCGCCGAAAAACTGGGAAAAAGCTTCAGTCAAACTAATGCCTATGTCTGCAATCGGCGCCAACCCAGCCTCGAATTACTATTCGAAATAGCCAAGATCCTTCAAGTAGATCCTAAAGAATTAATTGACAGCGAAGAGAAAAAATAG
- a CDS encoding type I restriction-modification system subunit M, with translation MSQEQHNQLVSFIWNIANDVLVNDYNKGEYRKVILPMMVIRRLDAVLEPTKEVVMATKATLDKSGVLDQDVALCSAAGQAFCNKSPFTLKQLKARTNRQQLKLDFTAYLDGFSSNVLKIIEHFELRPQIEKLSNQGLLGMLIEKFVDPRINLSNQPILDDEGNVKLPALDNHSMGTVFEELLRRFNEENNVTEAGEHFTPRDIVELMADIAFIPVADKITDNTYLIYDGACGTGGILTKSEERINQLAKKANKKINTHIYGQEKQPETFATCQADLLIKGDGEEAPHIALGSTISEDGHSSMTFDFLISNPPFGTPWKKDLENWGYKDKKEITDTRFITTYKEDTEYSMVPNIGDPQMLFLANSVSKMKHTTEFGSRIVEVHNGSSLFTGNAGGGESNIRRYIIENDLLEAIVAMPEKMFYNTGIATFLWIVTNRKSKEREGKVQLIDATKLKSPLRKNLGEKNCEFTKDIRKQILKIYMDFKPCEECKIFDNEEFGYWEVVVDRPLRNEDGDIITDKKGKPKTDSKLRDKEQIPLTYEGGIEAFLQKEVYPYVPDAIIDIDSAVVGYELSFTKYFYRPIELRSIAEIKADIAAIERDTDGLLNLILGD, from the coding sequence ATGAGTCAAGAACAACATAACCAACTAGTTTCTTTCATCTGGAATATCGCAAACGACGTATTGGTCAATGATTATAACAAAGGCGAATACCGCAAAGTCATTCTACCAATGATGGTTATCCGGCGTTTGGATGCAGTGCTTGAGCCGACAAAGGAGGTGGTGATGGCAACAAAAGCTACATTGGACAAATCAGGAGTATTAGATCAAGATGTTGCTTTATGCAGTGCTGCTGGACAGGCATTTTGCAACAAATCCCCTTTCACCCTAAAACAATTGAAGGCTCGCACGAATCGCCAACAGCTTAAGCTGGATTTTACGGCTTATCTGGACGGATTCAGTAGTAATGTTCTTAAAATTATCGAACATTTTGAACTGCGTCCACAAATCGAAAAGCTTTCAAATCAAGGATTATTGGGTATGCTTATCGAGAAATTTGTTGACCCGAGAATCAACTTGAGCAACCAACCGATTTTGGATGATGAAGGCAATGTAAAACTCCCGGCTCTTGATAATCATTCGATGGGTACGGTCTTCGAAGAATTACTTCGAAGATTTAATGAGGAAAATAATGTTACAGAGGCTGGAGAACACTTTACGCCTCGTGATATTGTGGAACTGATGGCAGACATAGCTTTCATCCCCGTTGCAGATAAAATCACTGATAACACATACTTAATTTATGACGGAGCTTGTGGTACCGGTGGTATTTTAACGAAATCGGAAGAGAGAATTAATCAGTTGGCAAAGAAAGCCAATAAGAAAATCAATACCCATATTTACGGACAAGAAAAGCAACCGGAAACCTTCGCAACCTGCCAGGCAGACCTTTTGATAAAAGGTGATGGCGAAGAAGCGCCACACATTGCTCTTGGCTCTACGATTTCCGAAGATGGGCATTCTTCTATGACTTTCGACTTTCTTATCTCCAATCCGCCATTTGGTACTCCATGGAAGAAAGACTTGGAGAATTGGGGATATAAAGACAAAAAAGAGATTACCGATACACGCTTTATTACGACCTATAAGGAAGATACGGAATATTCCATGGTGCCTAATATCGGTGATCCGCAAATGCTGTTCCTAGCTAATAGCGTTAGCAAGATGAAGCATACTACTGAGTTCGGCAGTCGCATCGTCGAGGTGCATAACGGCTCTTCTCTTTTTACCGGAAATGCCGGAGGTGGAGAAAGCAACATTCGCCGATATATCATTGAGAACGATTTATTGGAAGCTATCGTTGCAATGCCTGAAAAGATGTTTTACAATACGGGAATTGCAACTTTCCTGTGGATTGTAACGAATCGCAAAAGCAAAGAACGCGAAGGCAAAGTTCAGCTTATCGATGCTACAAAACTGAAATCTCCGCTTCGCAAGAACTTGGGCGAGAAAAACTGCGAATTCACAAAAGATATCCGCAAGCAAATTCTTAAAATCTACATGGATTTTAAGCCCTGCGAAGAGTGTAAGATATTTGATAATGAGGAATTCGGCTATTGGGAGGTTGTTGTTGACAGGCCTTTACGCAATGAAGATGGAGATATTATAACGGATAAAAAAGGAAAACCGAAAACCGATAGTAAATTACGCGATAAGGAGCAGATTCCATTGACCTACGAGGGTGGTATCGAAGCTTTTCTCCAGAAAGAGGTTTACCCCTATGTCCCGGATGCGATTATCGACATAGATAGCGCGGTCGTTGGGTATGAATTGAGCTTTACAAAATATTTCTACAGGCCAATCGAATTGCGTTCGATTGCGGAAATAAAAGCCGATATCGCTGCGATCGAGAGGGATACGGATGGACTATTGAACCTAATCCTTGGAGATTAA
- a CDS encoding restriction endonuclease subunit S, which produces MKQYDKYKEADIVWLGRIPDHWFTLRAKTMFDKQNRDIKADYDVVTCFRDGVVTLRKNRRTTGFTESLKESGYQGIAKGDLVIHVMDAFAGAVGVSDSEGKGTPVYSVCTAKGEYNHYYYAHIIRIMAQTGFIQSLYRGIRERSSDFRFDVFGKQYLPIPSKDEQDQIVRYLDWKVSLINKFVKAKKREVALLKELKNAEINHAVTRGLNPEVPLNDSGIEWIGQVPEDWEIKNFSQYFTFGKGLPITKEDLRENGVEVISYGQIHSKLNNSIGLNESLIKYVSPFYLDTHAQSLLNRGDFVFADTSEDIDGSGNNIFINTTHPVFAGYHTLIIRAQNLECPEYYAYLFLSIRWKRQVQSLVNGVKVFSINKSILKKTKLLTPPLFEQREIVNYIVDKEQKINKAISDIEREIDLVKEYKARLISDVVTGKVDVRGIVVPDFQSESEVIEATEEEADDQTEIN; this is translated from the coding sequence ATGAAACAATACGATAAATATAAAGAAGCTGATATTGTATGGCTTGGGCGGATTCCAGACCATTGGTTTACATTACGGGCAAAGACAATGTTTGATAAGCAAAATAGAGATATTAAAGCTGATTATGATGTTGTTACTTGCTTCCGTGATGGAGTAGTTACGCTTCGAAAAAACAGAAGAACAACAGGCTTTACAGAGTCATTGAAAGAGTCCGGATATCAAGGTATTGCTAAAGGAGATTTGGTCATACATGTGATGGATGCCTTTGCAGGAGCTGTCGGCGTTTCTGATTCAGAGGGGAAAGGAACCCCTGTATACAGTGTGTGCACAGCAAAAGGCGAATATAACCATTATTACTATGCCCATATAATTCGAATAATGGCCCAAACAGGTTTTATTCAATCTTTGTATAGAGGCATACGAGAGCGGTCTTCGGATTTTAGGTTTGATGTATTTGGGAAACAATACTTACCTATACCATCAAAGGATGAACAAGATCAGATTGTGCGATATCTGGATTGGAAGGTGTCGCTCATCAACAAGTTTGTTAAGGCGAAGAAGCGCGAAGTCGCGTTATTGAAAGAGCTTAAAAATGCTGAAATCAATCATGCTGTAACCCGAGGGTTGAATCCTGAAGTTCCGCTCAATGATAGCGGTATTGAATGGATTGGGCAAGTGCCAGAAGATTGGGAGATAAAGAATTTCAGTCAATACTTTACGTTTGGGAAAGGGCTTCCAATAACTAAAGAAGATTTAAGGGAGAATGGTGTAGAGGTAATTAGCTATGGGCAAATCCACTCAAAACTTAATAATTCTATTGGACTAAATGAATCTCTGATAAAATATGTTAGTCCATTTTATTTAGACACACATGCACAATCATTGCTTAACAGGGGGGATTTTGTCTTTGCAGACACATCTGAAGATATTGATGGTTCTGGTAATAACATTTTTATAAATACGACACATCCTGTTTTTGCTGGTTATCATACATTAATTATCAGAGCGCAGAATCTTGAATGTCCTGAATATTATGCTTATCTTTTTTTATCAATCAGGTGGAAGCGCCAGGTGCAAAGCCTTGTTAATGGGGTGAAAGTTTTTAGTATAAATAAAAGCATTCTTAAGAAAACAAAACTTCTCACTCCCCCTCTCTTTGAGCAAAGGGAAATCGTCAACTACATAGTTGATAAAGAACAAAAAATCAATAAAGCGATAAGCGATATCGAGCGTGAAATTGATCTTGTAAAGGAATATAAAGCACGACTTATCAGCGACGTTGTGACGGGCAAAGTGGATGTACGAGGGATCGTGGTCCCTGATTTCCAATCAGAATCAGAAGTCATCGAAGCGACTGAAGAGGAGGCAGACGATCAAACAGAAATAAATTAA
- a CDS encoding type I restriction endonuclease subunit R has product MAPVTNTKENGFEKLIVDYLVAHNGFEQGSNEDYSKEYAIDEVRLFRFLQATQQEKLDALHITESLLERKKFLKKLCEELGSTVKGSGGVVKLMRDGFRYLHLTFELYHALPTVQNNKASEMYAQNIFSVTRQLRYSREYPNMALDFVVFINGLPVATFELKNQLTKQNVDDAVHQYRTDRDPKELIFHFKRCLVHFAVDDDQVKMCTRLTGRSSWFLPFNKGNNDGAGNPVNPDGIKTDYLWKNILTKHELSNIIENFAQVVVERDEKTRKIIKETQVFPRYHQLSVVKKLLADTLASGVGKRYLIQHSAGSGKSNSIAWLAHQLVVLQNNGNAIFDSIIVVTDRINLDKQIRNTIRQFMQEKSTVGWAEHAGDLKKLIASGKKIIITTVHKFPFILDDISTENRNRNFAIIIDEAHSSQNGSMSAKMNIILSGNISEENELLEDKINAIIEGRKMLPNANYYAFTATPKNKTLQMFGVPFSKPDGEIGHRPFHNYSMKQAIEEEFILDVLKYYTPISSYYQLAKKIEDDPKFDKKRSEKRLRTFVESSEYTIRRKSEIIVEHFYSQIISKGKIGGQARVMVVTAGIERAIDYYYAITKLLEERRSQYRAIVAFSGEKEYKGHAGNKVSESSINGFPSNMIESNFKQDPYRILIVANKFQTGFDEPLLHTMYVDKVLSDIKAVQTLSRLNRAHPLKRDTFVLDFANDAEMIRAAFQPYYKTTILSAETDPNKLNDLINRMEKYQVYAAEDVDTVVERLFNGTERCSLDPILDSCAEAYNELGEDGQVEFKSSAKTFVRTYTFLAAILPFGSIEWEKLSQFLTLLLPKLPSPESEDLSKGILESIDFDSYKNTILSERSIALEDENMEIDPVPVNSVKGTSEPELEYLSQILNSFNTRFGDIPWSDKDKVEKVLTALPDEVAKSEVYQNAIKNSDEATAKIESDAALSKVILAYMTSNMELFRNFQDNPSFKKWLQDYVFQTTYSQQSQRK; this is encoded by the coding sequence ATGGCTCCGGTTACCAATACCAAAGAAAATGGATTCGAGAAGTTGATCGTCGACTATCTCGTAGCTCATAATGGATTTGAACAGGGCTCGAATGAGGACTATTCAAAAGAGTATGCCATCGACGAAGTGCGATTATTTCGTTTTCTGCAAGCTACCCAGCAAGAGAAACTCGATGCACTGCACATTACGGAGTCACTCCTTGAAAGAAAAAAATTCCTCAAAAAATTATGCGAGGAACTGGGCTCTACAGTCAAAGGTTCGGGAGGTGTTGTGAAATTAATGCGGGATGGCTTCCGATATCTCCACCTTACATTTGAACTTTATCATGCGCTGCCTACAGTCCAAAACAATAAAGCCAGTGAGATGTATGCACAAAACATCTTCAGTGTGACCCGGCAATTGAGGTATAGCCGGGAGTATCCTAACATGGCTTTGGATTTCGTTGTCTTTATCAATGGGTTACCCGTTGCTACATTTGAGTTGAAGAATCAACTTACCAAACAGAATGTTGATGATGCTGTACATCAATACCGCACAGACCGAGATCCGAAAGAGTTAATTTTTCATTTCAAACGATGCCTGGTCCATTTCGCTGTCGATGATGATCAGGTAAAGATGTGTACACGGTTAACTGGCAGGAGTTCATGGTTTTTACCGTTCAACAAAGGCAATAATGACGGTGCGGGAAATCCCGTAAATCCGGACGGTATCAAAACCGACTACTTATGGAAAAACATACTGACGAAACATGAGTTGTCAAATATTATCGAAAACTTTGCCCAAGTAGTTGTAGAACGCGATGAAAAGACGCGGAAAATAATTAAAGAGACGCAAGTATTTCCGCGCTATCATCAACTTTCCGTTGTAAAAAAATTGTTGGCCGACACGTTAGCTTCCGGAGTGGGTAAACGTTACCTAATTCAGCACAGTGCCGGAAGTGGTAAATCGAACTCTATTGCTTGGCTTGCACATCAATTAGTAGTTTTACAAAACAACGGGAATGCGATTTTCGATTCAATCATTGTCGTTACAGACCGAATTAACCTCGATAAGCAAATTCGCAATACAATCCGTCAATTCATGCAGGAGAAAAGCACCGTAGGATGGGCGGAACATGCTGGCGATCTTAAAAAGCTAATAGCTTCTGGTAAAAAAATAATTATCACAACGGTTCATAAATTTCCGTTTATTCTCGACGACATTAGTACCGAAAACCGCAATCGCAATTTTGCGATCATTATCGATGAAGCGCATTCCAGCCAGAACGGCAGTATGTCGGCCAAGATGAATATCATTTTGTCAGGCAATATTAGTGAAGAAAACGAATTGCTCGAAGATAAGATCAATGCCATTATCGAAGGTCGAAAGATGTTACCGAATGCTAACTACTACGCATTTACGGCAACTCCGAAAAACAAGACGCTTCAAATGTTTGGCGTGCCATTCTCGAAGCCGGATGGCGAAATTGGGCATCGTCCATTTCACAACTATTCGATGAAGCAAGCAATAGAGGAAGAGTTTATTTTGGATGTTTTGAAGTATTACACGCCCATATCGAGTTATTACCAGCTTGCCAAAAAAATTGAAGATGACCCTAAATTCGACAAGAAACGCTCGGAGAAAAGGTTAAGAACATTTGTGGAATCAAGCGAATACACAATTCGCAGAAAATCCGAAATAATTGTTGAACACTTCTATTCACAAATTATCTCAAAAGGGAAAATAGGAGGTCAGGCGCGAGTTATGGTAGTAACGGCAGGTATCGAACGGGCGATTGACTACTATTATGCCATAACAAAATTATTGGAGGAACGCAGAAGTCAATATCGGGCAATTGTGGCATTTTCGGGAGAGAAAGAGTACAAAGGGCATGCCGGTAATAAAGTATCAGAAAGCTCTATCAATGGTTTTCCCAGTAACATGATCGAGAGCAATTTTAAGCAAGATCCATACAGAATATTAATTGTGGCCAATAAGTTTCAAACAGGATTTGACGAGCCGTTGCTCCATACGATGTATGTAGACAAGGTGTTATCAGATATAAAGGCCGTACAGACGTTGTCTCGATTGAACCGAGCTCATCCTCTGAAACGAGATACGTTTGTACTGGATTTTGCGAATGACGCAGAAATGATCCGAGCGGCATTTCAGCCCTATTACAAGACAACGATATTATCAGCTGAGACGGATCCGAATAAGCTGAATGATCTTATCAATAGGATGGAGAAATACCAAGTTTACGCCGCTGAAGACGTAGATACTGTCGTTGAAAGATTATTCAATGGAACCGAACGTTGTTCATTGGATCCAATTCTCGATTCTTGTGCCGAAGCATATAATGAACTCGGTGAAGATGGACAGGTCGAATTCAAAAGCAGTGCGAAAACATTTGTGCGTACCTATACGTTCCTTGCTGCTATATTGCCCTTTGGAAGTATCGAGTGGGAAAAACTCTCGCAATTTTTGACATTATTGCTCCCGAAATTACCCTCTCCCGAAAGCGAAGATTTATCGAAAGGCATACTGGAAAGTATTGATTTCGATAGTTATAAGAATACAATACTTTCAGAACGGTCCATTGCTCTGGAAGATGAGAATATGGAGATTGATCCTGTGCCTGTTAATAGCGTCAAAGGGACTTCAGAACCAGAATTAGAGTATCTTAGCCAGATACTTAATTCATTTAACACTCGTTTTGGCGATATTCCATGGAGCGATAAAGATAAAGTTGAAAAGGTGTTGACAGCACTTCCGGACGAGGTAGCAAAGAGTGAGGTGTATCAAAATGCAATAAAAAACTCAGATGAGGCTACAGCAAAGATAGAAAGTGATGCAGCCTTGTCTAAGGTCATATTGGCCTATATGACATCAAATATGGAACTTTTCAGGAATTTCCAAGATAACCCTTCTTTTAAAAAATGGTTGCAAGATTATGTATTCCAAACGACATATAGCCAACAATCACAGAGAAAATAA